One stretch of Natronobacterium gregoryi SP2 DNA includes these proteins:
- a CDS encoding CBS domain-containing protein, which yields MPVENLARSDIVTATTDESIQEIAATMAAENVGSVVITDGDEPAGIVTDRDLTLQVIAEGESADGMTAEDVMSTDLCTIEHDGGFYEATELMSEHGVRRLPVVDSDGELTGIITVDDLHELLADEHQQLAAVVQAQRPPY from the coding sequence ATGCCAGTCGAAAACCTCGCGCGAAGCGATATCGTCACGGCAACGACCGACGAATCGATTCAAGAGATTGCAGCGACGATGGCGGCAGAAAACGTCGGCAGTGTCGTGATCACTGACGGCGACGAGCCAGCCGGCATCGTGACCGACCGCGATCTCACACTCCAGGTGATCGCCGAAGGCGAGAGTGCCGACGGGATGACCGCAGAAGACGTCATGTCGACGGATCTGTGTACGATCGAACACGATGGCGGATTCTACGAGGCGACCGAACTGATGAGCGAACACGGCGTTCGTCGGCTCCCGGTCGTCGACTCCGACGGCGAGTTGACCGGTATCATCACGGTCGACGATCTGCACGAACTGCTGGCAGACGAACACCAGCAACTCGCAGCGGTCGTACAGGCACAGCGACCCCCCTACTGA
- a CDS encoding amino acid permease produces the protein MASGLNRDLGLAEVVAISIGAMVGSGIFILPALAYEIAGPTVVLAYVLAGLLVIPAALSKSEMATAMPEDGGTYVYIERGMGPLLGTVAGIGTWFSLSFKGALALVGGVPYLLYVIERDLTPETVTAIALGIAVLLILLNVVGSDVTGRFQVGIVAVMLAAMVWFVVGSGLSLESTRLEGALDPRSSGLLVATGAVFVSYAGVTKIASVAEEIENPSRNIPLGMLVSLAFTTLLYVLVVAVLVGVTPADVLTATDAPVAVAAEQTLGTIGVVAVVAAALLALVSTANAGVLSASRYPFAMARDDLVPSSFEELHPRFNTPLKAITLTGAVILVLIAFVPILQIAKLASAFQVLVFVLVNLSVIGFREGAVDDYDPDFVSPLYPWLQLAGIVGGLVVLATMGTVPFVGAMVITAGAMAWYYAYARRHIDREGAARAGVRENVSERALERTEKLFGSDAEYDVLVAITDDTSPDARRDMLRMATDMGWLRSTTVSVVEFVDVPHRLFAEDHPDVFDDDVPTWLPTSGDDAPSWFPEDHDVHRPVRPSGGTTTTDRSAVTDARIEYREVDTEDHNRAIVDFATYGDYDLLVAERDPSEFHQRLFGSDTDWLLENAPCDVLLVEDDGFDDADEIAVVANRGAYDPLKLLFADAVAEETGAQINLLQAIPERAPERQREQVERYHETVISTLTVAARSTIIETDDEVTGLSRFVGDADLLVTGVDRTGLTARLLGRPGNRLVDAAETTAVMIQTHDGRQPGLVQRLLMNHLFS, from the coding sequence ATGGCGTCGGGACTGAATCGCGACCTCGGACTGGCAGAAGTCGTCGCGATCAGTATCGGCGCGATGGTCGGGTCGGGTATCTTCATTCTGCCGGCACTGGCCTACGAGATCGCCGGTCCGACGGTCGTTCTCGCGTACGTGCTGGCAGGACTGCTCGTGATTCCAGCGGCACTGTCGAAGTCGGAGATGGCGACCGCGATGCCGGAAGACGGGGGTACCTACGTCTACATCGAGCGCGGTATGGGACCGCTTCTGGGAACGGTCGCGGGGATCGGAACCTGGTTCTCGCTGTCGTTCAAGGGAGCACTGGCGCTCGTCGGCGGCGTGCCGTATCTCCTCTACGTGATCGAGCGCGATCTCACACCGGAAACAGTCACCGCGATCGCGCTCGGCATCGCGGTACTGTTGATCCTGCTCAACGTCGTCGGCTCCGACGTCACCGGCCGATTCCAGGTCGGAATCGTCGCGGTCATGCTCGCGGCGATGGTCTGGTTCGTCGTCGGAAGTGGACTCTCGCTGGAGAGTACACGCCTCGAGGGCGCTCTCGATCCCCGCTCTTCCGGTCTCCTGGTGGCGACAGGTGCCGTCTTCGTCTCCTACGCGGGCGTCACCAAGATCGCAAGCGTCGCCGAGGAGATCGAGAACCCCTCGCGGAACATCCCGCTTGGCATGCTCGTCTCGCTTGCGTTTACGACGTTGCTGTACGTCCTCGTCGTCGCGGTTCTCGTCGGTGTGACCCCGGCCGACGTACTTACCGCGACCGACGCACCGGTCGCCGTCGCCGCCGAGCAGACGCTCGGCACGATCGGTGTCGTCGCAGTCGTCGCCGCGGCGTTGCTAGCGCTCGTAAGCACTGCGAACGCAGGCGTTCTCTCCGCGTCGCGGTACCCTTTCGCGATGGCACGCGACGACCTCGTGCCGTCGTCGTTCGAGGAGCTACATCCTCGGTTCAACACACCGCTCAAGGCGATTACGCTTACCGGGGCGGTCATTCTGGTGTTGATCGCGTTCGTTCCGATCCTCCAGATCGCGAAACTCGCATCTGCGTTTCAGGTGCTCGTGTTCGTCCTCGTCAACCTCTCGGTGATCGGGTTCCGCGAGGGTGCCGTCGACGACTACGATCCAGACTTCGTCTCACCGCTGTATCCGTGGCTCCAACTCGCCGGCATCGTCGGCGGCCTCGTCGTGTTGGCGACGATGGGAACGGTGCCGTTCGTCGGCGCGATGGTCATCACCGCCGGTGCGATGGCGTGGTACTACGCCTACGCGCGCCGTCACATCGACCGGGAAGGAGCAGCCCGTGCTGGCGTCCGCGAGAACGTGAGCGAACGAGCACTCGAGCGGACCGAAAAACTGTTCGGCTCGGACGCGGAGTACGACGTTCTCGTCGCGATCACCGACGACACGTCGCCGGACGCGAGACGCGACATGCTCCGGATGGCGACGGACATGGGGTGGCTGCGATCGACGACCGTCTCTGTCGTCGAGTTCGTAGACGTCCCCCATCGGCTGTTCGCCGAAGACCACCCCGACGTGTTCGACGACGACGTTCCCACGTGGCTCCCGACCAGCGGCGACGATGCACCTTCGTGGTTCCCAGAGGACCACGACGTCCACCGGCCAGTCCGCCCGTCCGGTGGCACGACGACAACCGACCGCTCCGCCGTCACGGACGCACGTATCGAGTACCGAGAAGTCGACACGGAAGACCACAACCGTGCAATCGTCGACTTCGCGACCTACGGCGACTACGACCTGCTCGTCGCCGAACGAGACCCCTCCGAGTTCCACCAGCGACTGTTCGGCAGCGACACCGACTGGCTGCTCGAGAACGCACCCTGTGACGTGTTACTGGTCGAGGACGACGGGTTCGACGACGCCGACGAGATCGCAGTCGTCGCCAACCGCGGAGCCTACGATCCACTGAAGCTCCTGTTCGCCGACGCCGTCGCCGAAGAGACCGGTGCGCAGATCAACCTCTTGCAGGCGATCCCCGAACGCGCACCCGAACGGCAGCGCGAACAGGTCGAACGCTACCACGAAACGGTGATCTCAACGCTGACGGTTGCAGCGCGATCGACGATCATCGAGACCGACGACGAGGTTACCGGCCTCTCGCGGTTCGTCGGCGACGCCGATCTGCTGGTGACTGGCGTCGACCGGACTGGACTCACCGCCCGCCTGCTCGGCCGGCCTGGCAATCGACTCGTCGACGCAGCCGAGACGACCGCAGTGATGATCCAGACCCACGACGGACGCCAGCCTGGACTGGTACAGCGGCTCCTGATGAATCACCTCTTTAGCTGA
- a CDS encoding M20 family metallopeptidase: protein MTTTLASLVRERHAELAETTLELVGHETTNPPGDTREVVAWLESQFTDFGIETERVVANPEKPNLLATVAGERDRTLLFAGHLDTVPYDADGWSYDPLGERVGDQLYGRGTSDMKGALAAMLAVARAAAESETSPPVTLSFAFVSDEEVAGEAGLPAVLKDGRLAADACVIGEPTCDDERASLTVADRGSIWLTFEATGKAAHGSRPMLGENAIDRLWRALEDVRTRLEDRTLSIPPTVEPVLEESVDYYAQAMGADTARRLFDRPTVNLGTLEGGKAVNSVPREARARLDVRLAPGVETPAVLASIRDWLETHRAVSIADVSYSVGSYEDLAEPIVDATHAVASDILEDRVYRRSATGGGDAKQFRNADVPTVEFAVATNTAHACDEYTTVDALAETAEVYARLPEAFASAV, encoded by the coding sequence ATGACCACGACACTCGCGTCTCTCGTCCGAGAGCGCCACGCCGAACTCGCCGAGACCACTCTCGAACTCGTCGGGCACGAAACGACGAACCCGCCTGGCGATACACGCGAGGTCGTCGCCTGGCTCGAGTCACAGTTTACTGACTTCGGGATCGAGACCGAACGAGTCGTGGCCAATCCGGAGAAACCGAACCTTCTCGCGACGGTCGCCGGCGAGCGCGATCGGACGCTGCTTTTCGCCGGCCACCTCGATACCGTCCCCTACGACGCCGACGGCTGGTCGTACGACCCGCTCGGCGAACGTGTCGGCGACCAACTCTACGGCCGTGGGACGAGCGACATGAAGGGGGCGCTCGCCGCTATGCTCGCGGTCGCTCGCGCCGCCGCCGAGTCCGAGACGTCGCCGCCGGTGACGCTCTCGTTTGCCTTCGTCAGCGACGAGGAGGTCGCCGGCGAGGCGGGACTGCCCGCCGTCCTCAAGGACGGACGGCTCGCGGCCGACGCATGCGTGATCGGTGAGCCGACCTGCGACGACGAGCGAGCGTCGCTCACGGTCGCCGACAGGGGAAGCATCTGGCTCACGTTCGAGGCGACCGGCAAAGCCGCTCACGGCTCGCGACCGATGCTCGGCGAGAACGCGATCGATCGGCTCTGGCGTGCACTCGAGGACGTCCGGACCCGTCTCGAAGACCGTACACTGTCGATCCCGCCGACCGTCGAGCCCGTCCTCGAGGAGTCGGTCGACTACTACGCGCAAGCAATGGGGGCCGACACAGCACGGCGACTGTTCGATCGACCGACGGTCAACCTGGGAACGCTCGAGGGTGGCAAAGCCGTAAACAGCGTCCCGCGCGAGGCACGCGCTCGACTCGACGTTCGACTCGCGCCGGGCGTCGAAACGCCTGCAGTACTCGCGTCGATCCGCGACTGGCTCGAGACTCACCGAGCGGTCTCGATCGCGGACGTCAGCTACAGCGTCGGGAGCTACGAGGACCTCGCGGAGCCGATCGTCGACGCAACCCACGCCGTCGCCAGCGACATCCTCGAAGACCGAGTTTACCGCCGGAGCGCGACCGGTGGCGGCGACGCGAAACAGTTTCGCAACGCCGATGTTCCGACCGTCGAGTTCGCCGTCGCGACGAACACGGCCCACGCCTGTGACGAGTACACGACGGTCGACGCTCTCGCCGAGACAGCCGAGGTGTACGCGCGGTTGCCGGAGGCGTTCGCGTCGGCGGTATGA
- the mfnA gene encoding tyrosine decarboxylase MfnA, whose translation MPYVRDMRAEPQSFDRVLSSMCTEPHPAAREAAERFLATNPGDPGTYPTVADLEDDAVSLLGEIAGLDEPAGYVASGGTEANVQAVRIARERAENGRPTVVLPESAHFSFQKAADLLDVELRVVPTTDDGRADLEAVRACVNEDTAAVVGVAGSTEYGRVDPIPELGEIADSVDALLHVDAAWGGFVLPFTDYEWHFGHAPVDTMAIDPHKMGQAAVPAGGLLARSSDLLDELAVETPYLESTSQATLTGTRSGAGVASAVAAIEELWPDGYRDQYVRSQNNAKWLASKLESRGYDVVEPALPLVAASVPTPLFEALRDEGWRLSRTGDGELRVVCMPHVTRDGLESFVADVDRLETRVGLEVAGASE comes from the coding sequence ATTCCCTACGTCCGTGATATGCGCGCCGAGCCACAGTCGTTCGACCGGGTGCTGTCCTCGATGTGCACCGAGCCACACCCGGCAGCCCGCGAGGCCGCCGAGCGGTTCCTCGCGACAAACCCCGGCGACCCCGGTACGTATCCAACCGTTGCCGACCTCGAAGACGACGCCGTCTCGTTGCTGGGCGAGATCGCTGGTCTCGATGAGCCGGCAGGCTACGTCGCAAGCGGCGGAACGGAAGCGAACGTGCAGGCCGTCCGGATCGCACGTGAGCGTGCCGAGAACGGTCGTCCGACCGTTGTGCTCCCCGAATCGGCGCACTTCAGTTTCCAGAAGGCAGCCGACCTCCTCGATGTCGAGTTACGGGTCGTCCCGACCACCGACGACGGACGCGCCGACCTCGAGGCGGTTCGTGCCTGCGTCAACGAGGACACCGCCGCGGTGGTCGGCGTCGCCGGTTCGACCGAGTACGGCCGAGTCGATCCGATTCCGGAACTGGGCGAGATCGCCGACTCGGTCGACGCCCTGTTGCACGTCGACGCCGCCTGGGGCGGGTTCGTCCTCCCGTTTACCGACTACGAGTGGCACTTCGGCCACGCACCGGTCGACACGATGGCGATCGATCCTCACAAGATGGGCCAGGCTGCGGTTCCGGCGGGCGGACTGCTCGCCCGCTCGTCGGACCTGCTCGACGAGCTCGCCGTCGAGACGCCGTACCTCGAGTCGACCTCGCAGGCGACGTTGACGGGGACCCGGTCGGGTGCAGGCGTCGCGAGCGCCGTCGCCGCGATAGAAGAACTCTGGCCCGACGGCTACCGCGACCAGTACGTCCGTTCGCAGAACAACGCAAAGTGGCTCGCCAGCAAACTCGAGTCCCGGGGCTACGACGTCGTCGAGCCCGCCCTGCCGCTCGTGGCGGCGTCCGTTCCGACGCCGCTGTTCGAGGCGTTGCGCGACGAGGGGTGGCGTCTCTCGCGAACCGGCGACGGCGAACTCCGGGTCGTCTGTATGCCTCACGTCACCCGCGACGGCCTCGAGTCGTTCGTCGCCGACGTGGATCGACTCGAGACACGGGTCGGACTCGAGGTTGCTGGCGCGAGCGAGTGA
- a CDS encoding sodium-dependent transporter, with amino-acid sequence MSDIDIQRETWATRAGFILAAVGSAVGLGNIWRFPFQVGQEGGAAFLLAYLLFIVLVGFPAMLVEFVVGRHTELNPVGALRAVGGGTWTYVGWIFIATGFVVLSYYSVVAGWTVRYAFLGLQDGYLADAAEAEAQFVSLASGLDAIFFHALFMAVVIVIVALGIQQGIELAVRLMVPAIVVITLGMAAYAFTLEGAGEAYSYYLSPEWGLFLTEWQSILPAAAGQAFFTLSLGMGAMITYASYLGEDQNLAEDGAIIIGFDTGIAFIMGLVVFPILFTAGIDPADPGAGAIFVSLAAAFGDLALGWLVGFVFFTTVAIAALSSAISLMEVVVSYVIDERNVDRKIAASVVGAAMFVLGIPSAYDLVLLDLIDLFADQILLVLGGLLLMILVGWVLPDLAVDELSRGIGDLGALAPAWIWAVRIPVVVVLIVALALGILEYYEFLTGEFAEWIADQ; translated from the coding sequence ATGAGTGATATTGACATTCAACGTGAAACGTGGGCGACGCGAGCCGGGTTCATTCTCGCAGCAGTCGGGAGTGCGGTCGGTCTCGGAAACATCTGGCGGTTCCCCTTCCAAGTCGGCCAGGAAGGAGGTGCCGCGTTCCTGCTGGCCTATCTACTGTTTATCGTACTCGTCGGATTTCCAGCGATGCTCGTCGAGTTCGTCGTTGGGCGACACACCGAACTGAACCCTGTCGGCGCATTACGTGCCGTCGGTGGCGGCACCTGGACGTACGTCGGCTGGATCTTCATCGCAACCGGGTTCGTCGTTCTCTCCTACTATAGCGTCGTCGCCGGCTGGACTGTTCGGTATGCCTTCCTTGGACTCCAGGACGGCTACCTCGCCGACGCCGCCGAAGCAGAAGCACAGTTCGTCTCGCTCGCGAGCGGTCTCGACGCAATCTTCTTCCACGCACTTTTTATGGCGGTCGTGATCGTGATCGTCGCACTCGGCATTCAACAGGGAATCGAACTCGCAGTGAGGCTGATGGTTCCCGCAATCGTCGTCATCACGCTCGGGATGGCCGCCTACGCGTTCACACTCGAGGGAGCCGGCGAAGCATACAGCTACTACCTCTCGCCCGAGTGGGGACTGTTTCTCACCGAGTGGCAAAGCATTCTCCCGGCCGCCGCAGGCCAGGCCTTCTTTACGCTCTCGCTTGGGATGGGCGCGATGATCACCTACGCCTCCTATCTCGGTGAAGACCAAAACCTCGCCGAAGACGGTGCCATTATCATCGGTTTCGACACCGGAATCGCGTTCATCATGGGACTTGTCGTCTTCCCGATCCTCTTTACCGCGGGAATCGACCCCGCCGATCCCGGTGCCGGCGCAATCTTCGTCTCGCTTGCGGCCGCGTTCGGCGACCTCGCGCTTGGCTGGCTCGTCGGGTTCGTCTTCTTCACGACCGTTGCCATCGCCGCACTCTCGAGTGCGATCAGCCTAATGGAGGTCGTCGTCTCGTACGTGATTGACGAGCGAAACGTCGATCGCAAGATCGCTGCCTCTGTCGTCGGCGCTGCGATGTTCGTGCTCGGAATCCCGTCGGCGTACGACCTCGTCTTGCTCGACCTGATCGACCTGTTCGCCGACCAGATCCTGCTGGTGCTCGGCGGACTGCTCCTGATGATCCTCGTTGGCTGGGTCTTGCCGGATCTCGCGGTCGACGAACTCTCGCGTGGCATCGGCGACCTCGGCGCACTCGCACCCGCCTGGATCTGGGCCGTCCGTATCCCAGTCGTCGTCGTCCTGATCGTCGCACTCGCACTCGGTATCCTCGAGTACTACGAGTTCTTGACCGGCGAGTTTGCGGAGTGGATTGCCGACCAGTAA
- a CDS encoding YgaP family membrane protein: protein METTVCSIDRTVRVVLGTVLAVAGIASLAGVAAFGTFGVVALAVGLVLLGTGVVQLCPLYSLLGIDTCG from the coding sequence CTGGAGACTACCGTCTGTTCGATCGACCGAACGGTACGAGTCGTTCTCGGGACAGTCCTCGCAGTCGCGGGGATCGCCTCCCTGGCTGGCGTGGCTGCGTTCGGCACCTTCGGCGTCGTCGCACTCGCCGTTGGACTCGTCTTGCTCGGTACGGGAGTCGTCCAACTGTGTCCGCTGTACAGTCTCCTGGGGATCGACACCTGCGGATGA
- a CDS encoding formate/nitrite transporter family protein, with product MSETSQDERVSADDDDVVGGSLGDTTAETSDLFRNRLSTDEIYERALIEADEEIGRGTRELFFSGLAAGFAITITVLLYASMTNAADGVPIVGALLYPIGFLYIVLGNYQLYTENTLPPVALVLDRLASVPAMLGMWATVLAGNLVGGSVGALLLAHGGVVSSEVATTLTGIAMTGIETAWFDLFFKGVFAGLIVAGVVWVDFGVRDSTTRFLLVYIAFLAIPLGGLFHVVVASTELLYLVFLGEIGLLYGTTHFALPVLLGNTLGGIVLVTTINYYQTSDEVHELSGTLSTSEWLFTNETALDPEKLKEKLESKLSH from the coding sequence ATGAGTGAAACGAGCCAGGACGAACGTGTCTCCGCTGACGATGACGACGTTGTAGGCGGGTCTCTCGGCGACACAACGGCGGAGACATCTGACCTCTTTCGAAACCGGCTTTCGACAGACGAAATCTACGAGCGCGCACTCATCGAGGCAGACGAAGAGATCGGCCGTGGCACACGAGAGTTGTTTTTCAGCGGACTCGCAGCGGGATTTGCAATCACGATTACAGTACTGCTCTATGCATCGATGACGAACGCAGCGGATGGGGTTCCGATCGTAGGGGCGCTTCTCTATCCAATCGGGTTCCTGTATATCGTTCTCGGGAACTATCAACTGTACACCGAAAACACGCTCCCACCGGTAGCCCTCGTACTGGACCGGTTAGCCAGCGTCCCGGCGATGCTTGGAATGTGGGCGACCGTCTTGGCAGGAAATCTGGTCGGCGGAAGCGTCGGTGCCCTCCTGCTGGCACATGGTGGCGTCGTGTCGTCCGAAGTGGCAACAACGTTGACCGGGATTGCAATGACTGGCATCGAGACCGCATGGTTCGACCTCTTCTTCAAGGGCGTGTTCGCGGGCCTAATCGTTGCAGGCGTCGTCTGGGTTGACTTCGGTGTTCGAGACTCGACGACTCGATTCCTGCTCGTCTATATCGCGTTCCTCGCGATTCCACTCGGTGGGCTCTTCCACGTCGTCGTCGCGAGTACCGAACTGCTGTACCTCGTGTTCCTCGGCGAAATCGGGCTACTGTATGGAACAACCCATTTCGCACTCCCTGTTCTACTCGGCAACACACTCGGGGGCATCGTGCTCGTGACCACTATCAACTACTACCAAACGTCAGACGAGGTCCACGAACTCTCAGGGACGCTCTCAACATCCGAATGGCTGTTCACCAACGAGACAGCGCTAGACCCGGAGAAACTCAAAGAAAAACTAGAGTCGAAACTATCCCACTGA
- a CDS encoding helix-turn-helix domain-containing protein: MANSMAEQLQQDMKCEGLLECIHGLKQLDKECFRAMVEADEPLTIDDVAERVDRERSTAYRSIQRLLQSGFIQKEQINYDQGGYYHVYYPTDPEQIADDMQRMLNDWYAKMGQLIQEFEDKYEGVEETTVSAER, from the coding sequence ATGGCTAATTCGATGGCAGAGCAACTCCAGCAAGACATGAAGTGTGAAGGGCTGCTGGAGTGTATTCACGGTCTCAAGCAACTCGACAAGGAGTGTTTCCGGGCGATGGTCGAGGCCGACGAACCGTTGACGATCGACGACGTCGCCGAACGCGTCGACCGCGAACGGTCGACGGCCTACCGCTCGATCCAACGCCTCCTTCAGAGCGGGTTCATCCAGAAAGAGCAGATCAACTACGATCAGGGTGGCTACTACCACGTCTACTACCCGACCGATCCCGAACAGATCGCCGACGACATGCAGCGGATGCTCAACGACTGGTACGCCAAGATGGGCCAGCTCATCCAGGAGTTCGAGGACAAGTACGAGGGTGTCGAAGAGACCACGGTCTCTGCCGAGCGTTGA
- a CDS encoding helix-turn-helix domain-containing protein: MSLPTAHVGSTPARLEDDSTMVVTAEITVPADTFALGSLFQTYPDVVVEFEPLVPLQSDRETNLPLVWIGGVEPDAVLSALTEIDGIDVVARLATDGEKTLFELEWSDELDGIVQPLLDTGGRILTARGTVDHWTFRLLFDSHVSLSEFNMAVTGNGIPVTLRRLSSSTIQRDAVDEAGDRSLPPNHRETLLLAYHSGYYDTPRECQLADLAAKENVSDSALSKRIRRATASLIEHTLLADEDPEAPPRD; this comes from the coding sequence GTGAGCCTCCCGACGGCTCACGTCGGATCGACTCCTGCTCGCCTCGAGGACGACTCGACCATGGTAGTAACAGCCGAAATCACGGTCCCAGCCGACACGTTCGCTCTCGGCAGCCTCTTCCAGACGTATCCGGACGTAGTCGTCGAGTTCGAACCTCTAGTCCCGTTACAGAGCGACCGAGAGACGAACCTTCCGCTCGTCTGGATCGGTGGCGTCGAACCCGACGCAGTTCTCTCGGCCCTGACTGAAATCGACGGCATCGACGTCGTCGCACGCCTCGCAACCGACGGCGAGAAGACGCTGTTCGAACTCGAGTGGTCGGACGAACTCGACGGGATCGTACAACCGCTTCTCGATACCGGTGGTCGGATTCTCACCGCCAGAGGGACGGTCGACCACTGGACGTTCCGACTGCTTTTCGACTCGCACGTGTCGCTCTCGGAGTTCAACATGGCGGTCACAGGAAACGGAATCCCCGTCACCCTGCGGCGACTCTCGAGTTCGACGATCCAGCGCGACGCCGTCGACGAAGCGGGAGACCGGTCGCTGCCGCCGAACCATCGGGAGACGCTGTTGCTGGCCTACCATAGCGGCTACTACGACACGCCACGCGAGTGCCAGCTCGCCGACCTCGCTGCGAAGGAGAACGTAAGCGATAGTGCGCTGTCGAAGCGGATTCGCCGGGCCACCGCGAGCCTCATCGAGCACACACTCCTGGCAGACGAAGATCCAGAGGCTCCGCCACGCGACTGA
- a CDS encoding bactofilin family protein: protein MERNRSRVTVLALVGLLALSAGTGIVAAQSADGIFGSVVVEADETYDSVDGVAGSIVVHGTVTGDIAGVAGSVHVTEGATVDGSLEGAAGTVRIDGAVDGDVAVGAGHVEVSESAQIGGGLDAGAGALTIDGAVGGDVRAGAETIALGPNADVDGEFRYDAESFEEDPNATVTDGVVHDPSVGSTVDDLVDAFTVPTWLSVMYGVLANLLLGIVLLAVFPSFSRGVASRVAVDPLVSGGVGFLTLIAVPIAVALVAVTIVGIPLAIALALAFALVIWIGIVYGQYAVGAWVLGLVGVENRWLALVVGLAGFALLGLLPFVGSLLELIAFLLGIGALVLGLYGRYTRHSGRGRQTTFGELPRS from the coding sequence ATGGAGCGCAACCGTTCCAGGGTCACCGTCCTGGCACTCGTCGGGCTTCTGGCCCTCTCGGCCGGGACGGGTATCGTCGCCGCACAGTCCGCCGACGGAATCTTCGGCTCGGTAGTCGTCGAAGCAGACGAGACCTACGACAGCGTCGACGGAGTCGCGGGCTCTATCGTCGTCCACGGGACCGTTACGGGCGACATCGCTGGAGTCGCCGGAAGCGTCCACGTCACCGAAGGAGCCACCGTCGACGGCTCTCTCGAGGGTGCCGCCGGAACCGTCCGTATCGACGGAGCCGTCGACGGAGACGTCGCCGTCGGCGCTGGCCACGTCGAGGTGAGCGAGTCGGCCCAGATCGGTGGCGGCCTCGACGCCGGTGCGGGCGCTCTCACGATCGACGGCGCGGTCGGCGGCGACGTTCGTGCCGGTGCCGAGACGATCGCCCTGGGACCGAACGCAGACGTCGACGGCGAGTTCCGCTACGACGCCGAGAGCTTCGAGGAAGACCCTAACGCGACCGTCACGGATGGCGTCGTCCACGACCCGAGCGTCGGCAGTACCGTCGACGACCTCGTCGACGCGTTCACCGTTCCCACCTGGCTGTCGGTAATGTACGGAGTCCTGGCCAACCTCCTGCTTGGAATCGTGTTGTTGGCCGTCTTCCCGTCGTTTTCTCGAGGTGTTGCTTCCCGCGTCGCCGTCGATCCACTCGTTTCGGGCGGCGTCGGTTTCCTGACGTTGATCGCCGTTCCGATCGCGGTTGCTCTCGTCGCCGTCACGATCGTCGGCATTCCACTCGCCATTGCCCTCGCACTCGCGTTCGCTCTCGTAATCTGGATCGGCATCGTCTACGGACAGTACGCCGTCGGCGCGTGGGTGCTCGGACTCGTGGGCGTCGAGAACCGCTGGCTCGCGCTCGTGGTCGGCCTCGCCGGTTTCGCACTTCTGGGTCTGCTCCCGTTCGTCGGTAGTCTACTCGAGTTGATCGCGTTCCTACTCGGGATTGGAGCGCTCGTGCTCGGACTCTACGGCCGCTACACGCGCCACAGTGGCCGGGGACGCCAGACCACGTTCGGTGAACTCCCCCGCAGCTAA
- a CDS encoding ArsR/SmtB family transcription factor: MVDQSSADRAESASATIQRIGGEHCSETEPLQRRRVADETVDDELAVFKALANENRLRIVEALREGELCVCELETVLDAPQSTVASHLSQLREAGIVRARKQGKWTYYRIADTASVQLVDLARALGEDE, encoded by the coding sequence ATGGTCGATCAATCCTCCGCCGACCGAGCCGAATCGGCAAGCGCGACGATACAGCGCATCGGCGGCGAGCACTGCTCCGAAACGGAGCCGCTGCAGCGCCGCCGGGTAGCCGACGAGACCGTCGACGACGAGTTGGCGGTCTTCAAAGCGCTGGCGAACGAGAACCGGCTCCGGATCGTCGAGGCATTGCGTGAGGGCGAACTCTGCGTCTGCGAACTGGAAACGGTACTCGACGCACCACAGTCGACAGTTGCCTCACATCTCTCGCAGCTTCGGGAAGCCGGAATCGTTCGCGCCCGCAAGCAAGGGAAGTGGACCTACTACCGGATCGCGGACACGGCGAGCGTTCAGCTGGTGGATCTCGCTCGCGCGCTCGGTGAAGACGAATGA
- a CDS encoding helix-turn-helix domain-containing protein → MDDSMAEQLQQEMTCDGLLECIHGLKRLDRECFHAVVESEEPSTIDEVAERVDRERSTVYRSIQRLLQRGVVQKTQVNYEEGGYYHVYYPTDPSRITSDMRRRLNDWYAKMSHLIREFEDEHGDTTETVERR, encoded by the coding sequence ATGGACGACTCGATGGCTGAACAGCTCCAACAAGAGATGACGTGTGATGGGCTGCTGGAGTGTATCCACGGCCTCAAACGACTCGACAGGGAGTGTTTCCACGCAGTGGTCGAGAGTGAGGAGCCGTCGACGATCGACGAGGTCGCCGAACGCGTCGACCGCGAACGGTCGACGGTCTACCGCTCGATCCAGCGACTCCTCCAACGTGGCGTCGTCCAGAAGACACAGGTCAACTACGAGGAAGGTGGCTACTACCACGTCTACTACCCGACCGATCCCTCGCGGATCACGAGCGACATGCGACGCCGGCTCAACGACTGGTACGCGAAGATGAGCCACCTCATCCGGGAGTTCGAGGACGAACACGGGGACACGACCGAAACGGTGGAGCGACGATGA